The nucleotide sequence ggtgcggtataccagagaaaccgcatgccgcttatagttggataatgtagtcgctctttttttttttttttttttgcatacgtggctgacctcacgtgtgagttggtcgAAGTTGGTGAGGTCATTCTgtcatgtgctgaaatgaaaggacatttgcactgcccgaggcattaaatgcactgtagcaaggagtgtaaaggtctcttatgtcaggcgcgtgggcggccacgcgcgcgtgataaccgtcagcggaaacggcgcttgacacgtggtgtcgcgtaattcgttctttttgaacgtgatgattcgttttctccctccgcattaattgcgatgggtatataaggggaaaccgttcgtggtttcccctcacttgttcgagatttcaaaaatttgccggtgagagaaacattttctttgtcttctccgacgatatttCTTGAACTTCCGGTGAGGTTGATTTGAGTTTTTTCACTCACGTTCTTTCCTTTGTCCatatttctgatggctgaaccatcgaatgtacacaatgtggagggtgaaaaccctgaacagccggtagtggcggctgatgaagacgaagatgatgatgttgatgcttccggtggtgggttaccggtgttgaagtggtcaaagggtggTTTTAAAAACATGATGACCAccattcagatggccgacgagtgGAAGGCTACTTACCCACAGGAGGGGgataccggtgccgatgctccggccggttatattacTATGTGGGCAGATTTTTTCACCGAAGGCAACCTTCGGTTGCTGGTGACGGTGTTCGTTGCGGAGGGGTGTTGGAGTattatcatctccatatctcccaacttagtccatttgggatgttccgaATCAGGAACTTTGAGTATACCTTCCGTGCCCATGGCTTGCCCATTACTGTTGAAAATTTCCGGCGAttttaccagttgacggtgaacactggTTTTTTCTCTTTTACTCAACGTCATGGGAGTTTAAAGTTGATGACGCCTCCTAAGGGTGTGACCGGCTGGAAGAAGAAATTCTTGTAtgttaaagcctgtgcggtctatgccAATATGTCCTTCCGGAATGTCAATGTTGGCGTTACTGATGAGGATATTCCTGTCGCCACCGCAaagactgtggattggttctctaggctgcggcctattgaacttaaGAAGTTATATAACAACcagctgtgggtgttgcggatgatgcttactaggccggataggaaggcaaggcccgttcttcgggaaaagagtggtggtaagcttGTTACTCTTTATTGTTTTCCTTGCTTCATTGTCCTTGTAATAATATGCATGCATGTGTTGTATCAGTGGATGCGATTGGCTTGTGGAGGATGTTCGAGCCCGATTTCGAGGGCCAGGTTGAGCTGATTCCGGTTGAGTTGCGGGAAGGTTTTAATCTGGAAATTGTTAGCAACTTCCGCGTACCCAAACGTGATGTGCTGCAGGCACCCGTGCCAGAAGGCACAAAAGGTATTTTCTAAGTTGTACTTGTTTTCCCAGTTCACCTTTGTAATTTGTTTGCTTGATTTCTCCCATGCAGCTATGCTTGCGGACTTGGGGAAGTTTGAAAAGCGCATCCCCAAGAAGCACGTAGAGAAGAAGCAGGTGAAGAAAACCACGCGGGGTCGTGGTAAGGGGAGGGCTGAAGGCTCAGTTGTCCCTCCTTCGGTGTCTcaggccgcaggtacctatcgatcctgttatcgcagatataccgattatgtggtagtatctgatacccttgagggtttgggtgttctaggtagtggtgcggctgcaAGTGGAACTGCTATGGGTCCCCCCGTTGTTGGTGAGAAGAGAGAACTAGAGCAAAAGGCTGCTGGTGGTGAACCGAAACGTCGGAAGCTGCAGTCTAAAAGGGCTGCTCCGGCGcaaagaaacctgcggttgctACTGGTGAGTATAACTTTTTTCATTGTTTTGCATGCACAACGTGTTAGATTAACAGTTATTGCTCTTTGTATTGCAGAATCACAAGATGCAGGTTTTTCATTTTTTGATTTCCCTTCGTCTCCCACGCATACCGCTGCTGCGGACGCGGGGGTGCCGAAGGAGCCTGTGGTGCCCAAGGAGCCTGTGGTGCCCAAGGAGCCTGCGGCACCTTTTGTTCGCGATCCCACCGTGCAGgtggagaagacggtggagaAGACTGCTGcccagatttttgatactgtggattcctccgacaatctgatctctcccaatgagggtgatggattggacttgaggttttcagatgctGGGAAACAGAAGTCAGATGCTGAGGTGCGGCAACATGGTGCTGAGCCGCAGAAATCTTCTGCTGGTGAGAAGGTTGTCGGTTCTTCttccggtggtgcgggttatgatgggcctcctattcagcctggggagtctgaattggagtactaTTACCGCACCTACACGTAGGATCGAAGTACAGCGTAtcatcgacccccctggactgttatgcagggggatgatatttctaacGATCCTTCCGCGTgcaaggagattttgggtggtttgggcaccccctttgaagctgaacgtgcccgtgccgcaccCCGTGAGGTGCGCATCAATCAACTTTCTACAatgctagtaggaagttccattgtggcgaatgccattttggaagactacAAAGTGCTGGGCCGCAGGGAAGAAGAAGCTGTTCGTTTGCGGGCTGAAGCAGAAGAGTTGGTGAaagctgctcgtgcgggtgcggagcagcttgaaagaGATAGAGCTGCTTTTGTCAAGCA is from Helianthus annuus cultivar XRQ/B chromosome 9, HanXRQr2.0-SUNRISE, whole genome shotgun sequence and encodes:
- the LOC118481841 gene encoding uncharacterized abhydrolase domain-containing protein DDB_G0269086-like, which gives rise to MMTTIQMADEWKATYPQEGDTGADAPAGYITMWADFFTEGNLRLLVTVFVAEGCWMDAIGLWRMFEPDFEGQVELIPVELREGFNLEIVSNFRVPKRDVLQAPVPEGTKAMLADLGKFEKRIPKKHVEKKQVKKTTRGRGKGRAEGSVVPPSVSQAAGSGAAASGTAMGPPVVGEKRELEQKAAGGEPKRRKLQSKRAAPAQRNLRLLLVSITFFIVLHAQRVRLTVIALCIAESQDAGFSFFDFPSSPTHTAAADAGVPKEPVVPKEPVVPKEPAAPFVRDPTVQVEKTVEKTAAQIFDTKSDAEVRQHGAEPQKSSAGEKVVGSSSGGAGSSIVANAILEDYKVLGRREEEAVRLRAEAEELVKAARAGAEQLERDRAAFELTNAKAANAAFGKEKAAAEAIVVKAQQAEVRAVKALEEAKEAGARAAKALEEANERESRSSKALEVANAERTRLDQVVANLQAEVQAREVAVTDLTARVSVAEERANVAVEARDALTSSLQQLEADREWMRSQGIAHVSIL